From Deltaproteobacteria bacterium:
GCAGGGAAAAATCGACATTTATGCTGCTCCCGACCGGTATCTCGGTATCGGCATGCAGAAATATCCCGTTCCTGCATATGTTGAGTATGGTGCCGCAGTCCCTGCGCCCGTTAGACACAAAAGAGGCCGGGATGGCGCCGTAAACCCTGTCCTTTGCGCGCTTGGACGGCATGTCCGGGAATAGGTGCCTGTTTATGGCCGACATTATCGCGGCATGCGGCTGGTTCTTGGATATGATGCAAGGCGCGTAA
This genomic window contains:
- a CDS encoding PilZ domain-containing protein is translated as YAPCIISKNQPHAAIMSAINRHLFPDMPSKRAKDRVYGAIPASFVSNGRRDCGTILNICRNGIFLHADTEIPVGSSINVDFSLPSIGCDRLCVPCVARWNTGSLMLKSRFSGVGLEFAELGSIERKFIDRYMAEAVLGAG